From Candidatus Rubrimentiphilum sp., one genomic window encodes:
- the rsfS gene encoding ribosome silencing factor has protein sequence MRAAALDKKGENLMEIDISGKTIIADKFVIVTGRSKIQTRAIADSIAQEIEGAGMHVGRTEGYADGNWILIDLGNVVVHVFTPEMRTFYNLERLWAEASERQAQSS, from the coding sequence GTGCGAGCCGCCGCGCTCGACAAAAAAGGCGAGAACTTGATGGAGATCGACATCTCCGGCAAGACCATCATCGCCGACAAGTTCGTGATCGTCACCGGCCGCTCGAAGATTCAAACGCGCGCCATTGCGGATAGCATCGCGCAAGAAATCGAAGGTGCCGGCATGCATGTCGGACGGACCGAGGGCTACGCCGATGGAAATTGGATTCTAATCGATCTCGGAAACGTCGTCGTCCACGTCTTCACGCCCGAGATGCGGACGTTCTACAATCTCGAACGTTTGTGGGCCGAAGCCTCAGAACGGCAAGCGCAAAGCTCGTGA
- the yqeK gene encoding bis(5'-nucleosyl)-tetraphosphatase (symmetrical) YqeK, whose translation MNFAELCKRVRKHIGQEHRYEHCVRVARMAENLARIHGADPDKARVAGMLHDLARLYSNEKLLEESERRGMPISEFERAHPIVLHAPLSAELARSDFGVDDPQVLSAIAKHTLADGEMSTLDCVLYLSDGCEPGRDFPEQAELAALAERDLAEAMRATIRSSLRYLRSKHLPLAPQTAAALKTFGVDTLTEATTG comes from the coding sequence GTGAATTTTGCCGAGCTCTGCAAGCGCGTTCGCAAGCATATCGGACAAGAACACCGCTACGAGCACTGCGTGCGGGTCGCGCGCATGGCTGAAAACCTGGCCCGCATTCACGGCGCGGATCCGGACAAAGCGCGAGTAGCCGGAATGCTGCACGATTTGGCGCGCCTCTATTCGAACGAAAAGCTGTTGGAAGAATCTGAACGCCGCGGAATGCCGATAAGCGAGTTCGAGCGCGCGCATCCGATCGTGCTGCATGCGCCGTTGAGCGCCGAGCTGGCGCGGTCGGACTTCGGCGTGGACGATCCGCAGGTGCTCTCCGCGATCGCCAAGCACACGCTCGCCGACGGTGAGATGTCGACGCTGGATTGCGTTCTCTACCTGTCGGACGGATGCGAGCCGGGGCGCGACTTCCCGGAGCAGGCCGAACTGGCCGCTTTGGCCGAGCGCGACCTGGCGGAGGCGATGCGCGCAACGATCCGGTCGTCTTTGCGGTATCTTAGGAGCAAGCATTTGCCGCTCGCCCCGCAAACGGCGGCGGCTCTAAAAACGTTCGGCGTAGACACTCTGACGGAGGCAACAACTGGCTGA